A window of the Hypanus sabinus isolate sHypSab1 unplaced genomic scaffold, sHypSab1.hap1 scaffold_704, whole genome shotgun sequence genome harbors these coding sequences:
- the LOC132389915 gene encoding transformer-2 protein homolog alpha-like isoform X3, with the protein MSRSRSRTPAKLNKSKSRSASRSLSRASNLSRSRTSFSRSRSRSKSRSHSRRHRRRSKYYSRSRSHTRSYRRRSRSRSYSPVYRRRRSSSHSPISSRRRHIGSRTNPNPNNCLGVFGLSLYTTDRELREVFSRYGPLAGINVVYDQRTGRSRGFAFVYFENVEDSKEAKERANGMELDGRRIRVDYSITKRPHTPTPGIYMGRPTTVRSSHYHDPYSDRYADRDFTYRRRSPSPCYSRYRSRSRSYTPRRY; encoded by the exons ATGTCGAGATCACGGAGTAGGACACCAGCTAAACTGAACAAGTCGAAAAGCCGATCTGCTTCCCGTTCATTGTCAAGGGCGTCAAACTTATCAAGATCTCGGACATCATTCTCACGATCTCGATCACGTTCCAAGTCACG GTCACATTCCCGTCGTCATCGCCGTCGCTCAAAGTATTATTCACGATCGAGATCTCACACTAGGTCATATAGGAGAAGATCCAGGAGCCGATCTTACTCACCTGTCTACAGGCGTAGAAGAAGCAGCAGCCATTCTCCCATATCCAGCAGGCGACGTCACATTGGAAGCAGG ACCAACCCAAATCCTAATAATTGTCTGGGAGTGTTTGGCCTGAGCCTGTACACCACTGACCGGGAACTACGTGAAGTGTTTTCTCGCTATGGACCTCTCGCAGGGATCAATGTGGTTTATGACCAGCGAACAGGAAGATCAAGAGGATTTGCATTTGTCTACTTTGAGAATGTTGAAGACTCTAAAGAA GCAAAAGAACGAGCTAATGGGATGGAACTCGATGGCCGGCGCATTAGAGTAGATTATTCCATTACAAAACGACCCCACACTCCAACTCCAGGAATCTACATGGGCAGACCAACAAC TGTTCGTTCCTCTCATTACCATGACCCTTACAGTGATAGATACGCCGATCGGGATTTCACCTACAG ACGAAGATCACCTTCACCCTGTTATAGCAGATACAGATCTCGATCTCGTTCTTATACCCCAC GTCGATACTGA
- the LOC132389915 gene encoding transformer-2 protein homolog alpha-like isoform X1, giving the protein MSDTEDLTDEEKDGRSMSRSRSRTPAKLNKSKSRSASRSLSRASNLSRSRTSFSRSRSRSKSRSHSRRHRRRSKYYSRSRSHTRSYRRRSRSRSYSPVYRRRRSSSHSPISSRRRHIGSRTNPNPNNCLGVFGLSLYTTDRELREVFSRYGPLAGINVVYDQRTGRSRGFAFVYFENVEDSKEAKERANGMELDGRRIRVDYSITKRPHTPTPGIYMGRPTTVRSSHYHDPYSDRYADRDFTYRRRSPSPCYSRYRSRSRSYTPRRY; this is encoded by the exons ATGAGTGACACGGAAGACTTGACTGACGAGGAAAAG GATGGGAGGTCGATGTCGAGATCACGGAGTAGGACACCAGCTAAACTGAACAAGTCGAAAAGCCGATCTGCTTCCCGTTCATTGTCAAGGGCGTCAAACTTATCAAGATCTCGGACATCATTCTCACGATCTCGATCACGTTCCAAGTCACG GTCACATTCCCGTCGTCATCGCCGTCGCTCAAAGTATTATTCACGATCGAGATCTCACACTAGGTCATATAGGAGAAGATCCAGGAGCCGATCTTACTCACCTGTCTACAGGCGTAGAAGAAGCAGCAGCCATTCTCCCATATCCAGCAGGCGACGTCACATTGGAAGCAGG ACCAACCCAAATCCTAATAATTGTCTGGGAGTGTTTGGCCTGAGCCTGTACACCACTGACCGGGAACTACGTGAAGTGTTTTCTCGCTATGGACCTCTCGCAGGGATCAATGTGGTTTATGACCAGCGAACAGGAAGATCAAGAGGATTTGCATTTGTCTACTTTGAGAATGTTGAAGACTCTAAAGAA GCAAAAGAACGAGCTAATGGGATGGAACTCGATGGCCGGCGCATTAGAGTAGATTATTCCATTACAAAACGACCCCACACTCCAACTCCAGGAATCTACATGGGCAGACCAACAAC TGTTCGTTCCTCTCATTACCATGACCCTTACAGTGATAGATACGCCGATCGGGATTTCACCTACAG ACGAAGATCACCTTCACCCTGTTATAGCAGATACAGATCTCGATCTCGTTCTTATACCCCAC GTCGATACTGA
- the LOC132389915 gene encoding transformer-2 protein homolog alpha-like isoform X2 produces the protein MSDTEDLTDEEKDGRSMSRSRSRTPAKLNKSKSRSASRSLSRASNLSRSRTSFSRSRSRSKSRSHSRRHRRRSKYYSRSRSHTRSYRRRSRSRSYSPVYRRRRSSSHSPISSRRRHIGSRTNPNPNNCLGVFGLSLYTTDRELREVFSRYGPLAGINVVYDQRTGRSRGFAFVYFENVEDSKEAKERANGMELDGRRIRVDYSITKRPHTPTPGIYMGRPTTDRYADRDFTYRRRSPSPCYSRYRSRSRSYTPRRY, from the exons ATGAGTGACACGGAAGACTTGACTGACGAGGAAAAG GATGGGAGGTCGATGTCGAGATCACGGAGTAGGACACCAGCTAAACTGAACAAGTCGAAAAGCCGATCTGCTTCCCGTTCATTGTCAAGGGCGTCAAACTTATCAAGATCTCGGACATCATTCTCACGATCTCGATCACGTTCCAAGTCACG GTCACATTCCCGTCGTCATCGCCGTCGCTCAAAGTATTATTCACGATCGAGATCTCACACTAGGTCATATAGGAGAAGATCCAGGAGCCGATCTTACTCACCTGTCTACAGGCGTAGAAGAAGCAGCAGCCATTCTCCCATATCCAGCAGGCGACGTCACATTGGAAGCAGG ACCAACCCAAATCCTAATAATTGTCTGGGAGTGTTTGGCCTGAGCCTGTACACCACTGACCGGGAACTACGTGAAGTGTTTTCTCGCTATGGACCTCTCGCAGGGATCAATGTGGTTTATGACCAGCGAACAGGAAGATCAAGAGGATTTGCATTTGTCTACTTTGAGAATGTTGAAGACTCTAAAGAA GCAAAAGAACGAGCTAATGGGATGGAACTCGATGGCCGGCGCATTAGAGTAGATTATTCCATTACAAAACGACCCCACACTCCAACTCCAGGAATCTACATGGGCAGACCAACAAC TGATAGATACGCCGATCGGGATTTCACCTACAG ACGAAGATCACCTTCACCCTGTTATAGCAGATACAGATCTCGATCTCGTTCTTATACCCCAC GTCGATACTGA